From Cloacibacillus sp.:
TCTTAAATGGAAATCTCCACGGGAAAGCTTAAAAGCTTTTTTGGTTGCCGTGTAACAGAGGTTTGACAAACCTACACTCCTGACTGAGTGCGCGCGGATAGGTTGCGATTCCAGAGGCTAGAGCTCCGTTTTTAAAGAATTTCGCCCCATATTCTTCGGCGGCAAGCGCAAGCCCCAGCGCATCGCGAGCTAGCACCACAAAACTCATCCCTGTCACTCCTGAACCCATCGTGCGCAGGTGCAACATTTGCCGTTCTTTTAGTGTTACCGCGTCTCCGCCCTCTACCATTACCACATAGTAGAGGTTGTTTTTTTCGTCACGCTTTTTAGTCACTCGCCACGCCGGAATGGGCCACAAGCTAACGACCTCTCCAGCTCTGTTTCTTACTATTTCGGCATAGGCGTTGCCCCAAAGTTCCAAATTCAGCGTCATCGCTTTTTTGAAGTCGGAAGCCGTCATTTCGGGGTTGGGCTCGTAGCGTAAAAGCGCAGCCATGCACCCAGGCACCCTCTCTTTGCCACCAGCAGTGTTTTTTAAAAACTGCACCGGCGAGGCCGCGATCTCGGTAGCTATAACACGTATGCAGGCGTATACGGCCATGATTTTAATAGCGTCATCCTCACCGATTTCAATCCCAGTTTGTGAGAGCGCCCGTATCGTAGGCAATCCCATGAGCCAGCTTTCAATCGGGGCTTTGGGCAGCTCTTTCAGCGCGCTCAACGCCGTTTTAAATCTTGTCAGTAAGCTCACATGCCAACACCTCCTTTTAAAATGTAAAATGAGATAATACCGCGCGTTTCATAGACACTAGGCCCTGGTACGGGTTCTGCGTCAATGCGCGAATATGCCATTATTGCGGCGATTATGCCGTCAATCTTACGGCGTTTTACCTTCGCCACCTTGTCAAGCTTTACGTTCCCCGCAGGGTCCGTAATAACTTCGCAGTTATTTATCATCCAGCTGCTTACAGGATTATTTCCGTGATGGAATTTACCGTCCATAATGATACGCTGCATCCCTTTGGTAGGTGGGCTCA
This genomic window contains:
- a CDS encoding phage portal protein; translation: MSLLTRFKTALSALKELPKAPIESWLMGLPTIRALSQTGIEIGEDDAIKIMAVYACIRVIATEIAASPVQFLKNTAGGKERVPGCMAALLRYEPNPEMTASDFKKAMTLNLELWGNAYAEIVRNRAGEVVSLWPIPAWRVTKKRDEKNNLYYVVMVEGGDAVTLKERQMLHLRTMGSGVTGMSFVVLARDALGLALAAEEYGAKFFKNGALASGIATYPRALSQECRFVKPLLHGNQKSF